TCTGTTCCAGAGCCCTTTTCATTAGAAAATGAAGATTCTATAAATGAAGgaaaatatacatatacgGATAATTTGCTTTGGGGGGaatcaaatataaataccCCTCAAACACTATCACAAGAAAATGAAGTACTAAGTAACGAAATGATAAATGCAATAATAGAATTGGATTCTTATTTTTCAGGTACCATAAATGAGGAATTTCCTCATAGTATTCAAATAACcaatgaagaaaataaagaagatGAACCAAATAAAGAAGATGAACCAAATAAAGAAGATGAACTAAATAAAGAAGATGAACTAAATAAAGAAGATGAACTA
Above is a genomic segment from Plasmodium gaboni strain SY75 chromosome Unknown, whole genome shotgun sequence containing:
- a CDS encoding hypothetical protein (conserved Plasmodium protein, unknown function): MLRKYIILIYIGVILNFINKNNVGSVPEPFSLENEDSINEGKYTYTDNLLWGESNINTPQTLSQENEVLSNEMINAIIELDSYFSGTINEEFPHSIQITNEENKEDEPNKEDEPNKEDELNKEDELNKEDELNKEDELNKEDELNKEDEPNKEDE